One stretch of Thermogemmatispora onikobensis DNA includes these proteins:
- a CDS encoding mycofactocin system FadH/OYE family oxidoreductase 2, which yields MAGQFQYLFTPLRVGTVVIPNRIVFAAHLTNLAEENQPGPRLTAYYVERARGGCGLIITEEQSVHPSDWAYQKLIHGFDPQVVPAYRRLTRAVHDYGTRIFAQLNHNGMQASSIYSRRPVLGPSPLVDPIHREMCKEIEAEEIAEIVRGYALVARHVREGGFDGAELQASHSSLIRQFLSPYYNRRQDGYGGSLENRLRFVLEVIEAIRAEVGRDFPLGIRLCGDELIPSGLTFSDVREIALRLEATGQLDFINTSIGEFHNLYMVEGSMHTPPGYQLFVSAGLREVVQLPVFCTGRIKDPVQAERILREGLADMVDVVRGQICDPAFARKAREGHSESIRLCISCNQYCIGRMGLNLSLGCIQTPATGNELRFRPLPPRSSPRSGVRRPRVLVVGGGPAGMQAAKVIAQRGGQVRLYERQPETGGQINLIVRVPGRVEFGDAARNLQRELAEVGVEVITATEVDADFVLREQADAVIIATGSRPGPVPVPGGDLPHVANPWQVLLGEKTAAAGQRVLVYDQVGFHQATSVAELLAERGCQVEVVTPQFYVGGDLSVTLDIELWYRRMLAHGALFTPHHYLASLHPGGATIVNNYTGQARTIDELALVVVVAPQVADEALYQDLKGRVAHLYRVGDCLAPRRVEHAILDGERVGRALRLDGLAPVDGE from the coding sequence ATGGCTGGCCAGTTTCAGTATTTATTTACGCCGCTGCGCGTTGGCACAGTGGTGATACCCAACCGCATCGTCTTCGCCGCCCATTTGACGAATCTGGCCGAGGAGAATCAGCCCGGCCCGCGCTTGACTGCCTACTATGTTGAGCGCGCCCGCGGCGGCTGCGGCTTGATCATTACCGAGGAACAGTCGGTTCATCCCAGCGACTGGGCTTATCAGAAACTGATCCACGGTTTCGATCCGCAGGTGGTTCCCGCCTACCGCCGCCTGACGCGCGCCGTTCACGACTATGGGACACGTATCTTTGCTCAACTGAACCACAACGGCATGCAGGCGAGCAGCATCTACTCGCGCCGCCCCGTGCTTGGCCCGTCGCCGCTGGTCGATCCGATCCACCGCGAGATGTGTAAGGAGATCGAGGCCGAGGAGATCGCCGAGATCGTGCGCGGCTATGCACTGGTGGCTCGCCATGTGCGCGAGGGCGGTTTCGATGGGGCCGAATTGCAAGCCTCCCATAGCTCCCTCATTCGTCAATTTCTCTCTCCTTACTACAATCGCCGCCAGGATGGCTACGGCGGCTCGCTGGAGAATCGCTTGCGCTTCGTGCTGGAGGTCATTGAGGCTATCCGCGCCGAGGTCGGTCGCGATTTTCCTCTGGGGATTCGCCTTTGCGGCGACGAGTTGATTCCCAGCGGCCTGACCTTCTCCGATGTGCGCGAGATCGCCCTGCGCCTGGAGGCTACCGGACAGCTTGACTTTATTAATACGAGCATCGGCGAATTTCATAACCTCTATATGGTTGAGGGGTCGATGCATACGCCGCCTGGTTATCAGCTCTTCGTCTCGGCGGGTCTGCGCGAGGTCGTGCAGCTCCCTGTCTTTTGTACTGGGCGCATCAAGGACCCCGTCCAGGCAGAGCGTATTCTGCGCGAAGGGCTGGCCGACATGGTCGACGTGGTGCGCGGCCAGATCTGCGATCCCGCTTTTGCCCGTAAGGCCCGCGAGGGACACAGCGAGAGTATCCGCCTCTGTATCTCTTGTAATCAGTACTGCATCGGTCGGATGGGTCTGAATCTCAGCCTGGGCTGTATCCAGACACCAGCTACGGGAAACGAGCTGCGTTTCCGGCCCCTGCCCCCACGGTCCTCGCCGCGGAGCGGCGTTCGTCGCCCACGGGTGCTTGTTGTGGGTGGTGGACCAGCGGGCATGCAGGCGGCCAAAGTGATTGCGCAACGTGGAGGCCAGGTACGTTTGTATGAGCGCCAGCCAGAGACGGGGGGCCAGATCAACCTTATTGTGCGAGTGCCCGGTCGCGTTGAGTTCGGCGATGCGGCGCGGAATCTCCAGCGCGAGCTGGCTGAAGTGGGCGTTGAGGTGATCACTGCCACCGAGGTCGACGCCGACTTTGTTCTGAGAGAGCAGGCGGACGCGGTGATCATTGCCACTGGCTCGCGCCCGGGGCCAGTTCCCGTGCCGGGCGGCGATTTGCCCCACGTGGCCAATCCCTGGCAGGTGCTTCTGGGAGAGAAAACGGCGGCTGCCGGCCAGCGCGTTCTGGTCTACGATCAGGTCGGCTTCCATCAGGCGACCAGCGTAGCAGAGCTGTTAGCTGAGCGCGGCTGTCAGGTTGAGGTGGTGACGCCGCAGTTCTACGTAGGCGGCGATCTGAGCGTGACCCTGGATATCGAGCTATGGTATCGGCGCATGCTGGCCCACGGGGCGCTCTTCACCCCACATCACTACCTGGCGTCCCTGCACCCCGGCGGAGCGACCATTGTCAATAACTATACCGGCCAGGCCCGCACCATTGACGAGCTGGCGCTGGTGGTCGTGGTCGCTCCCCAGGTCGCCGATGAGGCCCTCTATCAGGACCTCAAGGGGCGCGTTGCACACCTGTACCGCGTAGGAGACTGTCTGGCGCCGCGGCGTGTGGAGCACGCTATTCTCGATGGGGAGCGCGTTGGGCGGGCATTGAGGCTGGATGGTCTGGCTCCTGTCGATGGCGAGTGA